CCCTCAACGCCTTGCTCGGAACACGAATCGAATGGCTCACGTCGCACACGCTCGCCCTTCCGGCCGTGGCTTTCGTGGCGGTGTGGCAAGCCGTCGGATATAACGCGCTTTTCTATCAGGCCGGCCTTCAGAAGATCCCACCATCGATCTACGAGGCTGCGGAGCTCGACGGCGCGGGAAGCGTGCGCCGTTTCTTCGCGATCACCCTTCCGCTCTTGAATCCCACGACGTTTTTCGTGGCCCTCACGCAAATGGTCGCGAGCTTCCAGGTGTTTGACACCGTGTATTCGCTGACCGGGGGAGGCCCCGGTAATAGCACTCAGGTGGTGGCCTCGCTGATCTACAACGAGGCGTTCGGTGCTGGGCGCCTTGGCCGCGCCGGGGCGGTGGCCGTGATTCTCTTCGTGATTCTCGCTGCCCTCTCGTTTATTCAGCAGCGGTTCTTCTCGAGCCGCATCACCTACGACATGTCCTGAGGGTGGTGTTCATGAAGAAAAAGTCGGTTCTTTCGGCGATCGTGGCCTACACGATCCTCATCATTGCTGCCGTGCTCACTCTCGCGCCGTTTTCGCTGTCGATCATGACGGCGCTTCGTGAGCCGAGTGACTTCCTTCGCCAGGGCCTCATCCACCTCCCGGATCCTGCGACGCTCGAGAACTTTACGGCGCTCTTCACGGGGCCGCACAGTTTTGTGACCCCATTTGCCGTGACGGCCCAAATGGTCGCGGTGATCCTCGTGGGGCAGATCATTTTTTCGATTCTTGCCGCATATGCGTTCGCATTTTTGGAGTTCCCCGGCCGCGATCTGCTGTTCTGGGCCTTCATCGCGACTCTGCTCGTGCCTCAAGTCGTGGTTGTCGTGCCGCTCTTCCTGGCATTCCAAGAGTTGGGGCTTCGCAATACCTTCTGGGCTCTCGTACTGCCGTTCATGTTTGGCAGCCCTTACGCCGTGTTCCTGCTGCGCGAGAATTTTCGTAGCGTTCCACAAGAGCTCCTCGATGCGATGCGCGTTGATGGCGCGGGGCATCTGCGGTTGATTCGCAGCCTCGTGGTGCCCCTTAACCGTCCGATCATCGTGACGCTCATCGTGATCACCGTGGTGACCCACTGGAACTCCTTCATGTGGCCGCTCATTATCACGACGGGGGACACGTGGCAGACCCTTACGGTTGCGACCTCGGCACTCAGTACCCAGTACAACAACAATTGGACGATGGTCATGGCGGCAACGACGCTCGCGATGATTCCGCTCATCCTTCTGTATCTCGTGTTCCAGAAGCAGGTGGCGCAATCGATTGGTGGAACCGAACTGCGATAAACGTCGCTTATGGCATCCATAAATATCCGGTATGCTCTTGCGTTAACAATGTGCAGGGCACGAGGGTGCCCGCACGACCGTTGAAGAAAGGCCATCACATGGTTTCACGTCGCACAGTTCTCTCCGGTGGACTCGTAGCCTCCGCGGCCGCGGCACTCGCCGCGTGCTCGCCGTCAGATTCGGGCTCGTCCGCGAAGAAGGGCTCGGGTTCCGACGCCGGGGCGCTTAAGTTCCGCATTTGGGATAGCACGGCGAAGGCGGCATACGAGGAGTCGCTCAAGAAGTTCACCGAGGAATCGGGGATCAAGGTCGAGGTCGAGGTCGTTCCGTGGGACGACTACTGGACGAAGCTGCCTCTCGACCTCTCTGACGGCGCTTCGGATAGCGCCCCCGATGTGTTCTGGCTGAACTCCGCGAGCTTCACCCAATTCCAGCAGGCCGGAGCGCTCGTCGATATTTCGGAGAAGCTCGGCGGGTCCGTGAAGGACTGGGAGAAGGCTGTCGTTGACCTGTACACCCGCGACGGCTCGCTGTGGGGTGTTCCGCAGGTCTGGGACTCGATCGCCCTCTTCTACAACAAGAACCTCACCGACGCCGCTGGCGTGGACCCCACGACACTCGCCTTCGATCCCACCGCCGGCTCGGATGCCCTTCGCGATGCCGCCACCGCGCTCACGAAGGATGGCGTGTTCGGTTTCAATGCGGCGTGCGATCGCCAGTCCATTATTGGCCCCTTCCTGAGCTCGAACGGTTCCGAGTGGCAGGATGCCAACGATATGTACGCATTCG
The window above is part of the Dermabacter vaginalis genome. Proteins encoded here:
- a CDS encoding carbohydrate ABC transporter permease, giving the protein MRLRHPILSWLFVLPAAIGVFAFILLPVVVAFGLSLTNWEIVGSRDFIGFKNYEILFSGDALWNSLFVTLLFTLMSVPLGIALGLLLAVQLNKMFPGSTLFRIIVVIPWVCAPVAIGVVWKWIYQPTYGALNALLGTRIEWLTSHTLALPAVAFVAVWQAVGYNALFYQAGLQKIPPSIYEAAELDGAGSVRRFFAITLPLLNPTTFFVALTQMVASFQVFDTVYSLTGGGPGNSTQVVASLIYNEAFGAGRLGRAGAVAVILFVILAALSFIQQRFFSSRITYDMS
- a CDS encoding carbohydrate ABC transporter permease, whose product is MKKKSVLSAIVAYTILIIAAVLTLAPFSLSIMTALREPSDFLRQGLIHLPDPATLENFTALFTGPHSFVTPFAVTAQMVAVILVGQIIFSILAAYAFAFLEFPGRDLLFWAFIATLLVPQVVVVVPLFLAFQELGLRNTFWALVLPFMFGSPYAVFLLRENFRSVPQELLDAMRVDGAGHLRLIRSLVVPLNRPIIVTLIVITVVTHWNSFMWPLIITTGDTWQTLTVATSALSTQYNNNWTMVMAATTLAMIPLILLYLVFQKQVAQSIGGTELR
- a CDS encoding ABC transporter substrate-binding protein, with translation MVSRRTVLSGGLVASAAAALAACSPSDSGSSAKKGSGSDAGALKFRIWDSTAKAAYEESLKKFTEESGIKVEVEVVPWDDYWTKLPLDLSDGASDSAPDVFWLNSASFTQFQQAGALVDISEKLGGSVKDWEKAVVDLYTRDGSLWGVPQVWDSIALFYNKNLTDAAGVDPTTLAFDPTAGSDALRDAATALTKDGVFGFNAACDRQSIIGPFLSSNGSEWQDANDMYAFDSEQGVQVFSYLAALVNELKVAPSAADTNTNGDFARDLFIQGKLGLFQSGPFSLKTIHDSVDGAFEWAIAPMVAGPKGAKSLVHGVVAAGNAKREDQESVVKLLEWLGSKEGQLPLGEQGISFPGHVDAQQSFVDFWKEQGVDVEQFIEAAKNPGPADTGAKSLAGLNAVMPVFQEIFAGNLSAEEGVKKAQEEGNAAMA